Below is a window of Tachysurus fulvidraco isolate hzauxx_2018 chromosome 11, HZAU_PFXX_2.0, whole genome shotgun sequence DNA.
ATCTTCTGCTCTCATGGTAAATTTTAGAGAGTAAGAATGAGAGAGGAGATTCTTATCTTAGCTCCTGCCTTGTAGTCGTAGTGAAAGATCTCAGAAAACTTTACACTCGTGACCTCTTCACCTTCGGCTGacaggaaaaaacacaacaaaactttgactaaataaataggtttttaATGTAAAGCTAAAGACTTATTAGTTGTTCCAGAGAATCGTAATCGTTTTAGTTACTAATAAAGAGTCTGCACCTTGTAATCAAAACAGGCGTCATAGACAACCGAGATCCTGCTCAATAATTGTGAAAGAAAGgtgattttaataatattatctaCACACCATCGGTGACATTGGCCTTGAGGAAGAATTGTACCAATACTGAGAGgtagcagatacacacacacacacacacacacacacacccaaacacacacccaaacatacacacaaacacacacacacaaacatacacacacacaaacatacacacacaaacacacacacacaaacatacacacaaacacacatacacacacacacacacacacacacacacacacacacacacacacggctctgCAGCAGTGTGTACATGAAGACTGTGTGTTGTGACAGTTTGAAACCTGTTTTGAAAGTTGATTTGAGTCAAAGTTGAAATACATTCTAATGACATCAAACTCCATGAGTCACTGCTTTGACTTCAGTTAATAACAACACAGTGGGCAGGTCGAGATTCCCCTCTTATCGAAACCAAGCTGAacaattaaactaaaataataaaattatactaAATTGTGAAAGTAATTTAATCTGTCTGAAGACAACAGGAACATGGCTTCAGAGCCCTAACTAACAAACTGTAGGTTTTTATGTCCCTAAGGATCTTTATGTAGTGAGACGTGTCTACACATTTGAAGATAATAAaagaacagaagcctttatgTATGTAATCTTCGATCGGAGACGATTACGGCCTCACAGACTGGTGGAGGTTTAAATCCCGACCTGCTGATCGGTAACCCAGAGAATAACAATagtgttaaaatatttaatgtaatgatGGAGCTGATCATACCTCAGTTTCATCAGGTTATACAGCATTAAGTACATATTTGAAGATGAACAATAAAAAGAGAGCCTTTACTTAAATAAAAGGACTTAGAGGACACATAAGGCTTTATGTCACGTCAGTTCCTGTTCTATCAGAATAACAGAATAAGGTAAAGTGACATGAAGTGAGAAAACAGCGATGATGATGTCCTGAAGGATGAACTGCCAGCAGTCATAAGCACAGATTATTAACTTATTAAGTTCCAATTCCAGGATGATTCAGTGCTCCAGTTCCAGTTAAGGACTCATTTGATATTTTCAGATCCAGTTCCAGTTGGTTGATGAACCTTTTAGCAGAATGTGAACAGAATCGTGCTTCCATCCATCATTCAGTGTATTATGATATCCACTGACAATCCACTAAGTGTTTAATGCCTAATTATAtttagcattaaaaataaaacttttttttattattatttaaggaaGTCATTTATTGATATTCCTCTCACTTTCAGGCTGGTGACTTGGTTCCTGAAGACAGCACAACACCTTTAAACTCAGGACAGCCAGGTAAAGGATGTGTGGCCTTGTCTAACATCAGTCCTTAGTGAAGAGCCTCTCTGTTCAACTcagtttgttctctctctctctctctctctctctctctctctctctctctctctctctctctctctctctctctctctctctctctctctctctctctctctctctctctctctctctctctctctctctctctctctctctctctctctcaggtgtaGCCAAACGTGGCAAGTTCAGACAGAGAATGCAAGCCACAAAGCCTCAGAGAAGTGTGTGGTCATCGAGAAAGAAGCTCATCATCACTATAATCTGTGTTGTGGTTATTTTAGCCATCCTGGCAGTGGCTGGGTATTTAAGTGAGTTTTTAACAgttcatttaataatattttttaacagaaatatatttCATCCCTAAATATTTACCCAATTCAAGGTATTAAATGAcacttttctctcttcctccttcacTTTGTACTGATTTAGTTGCCCTACTCATTAACAGCAAgtacttcttctgctccaagTCAGTGAAGTTCATTCCCCTGGCACAAGCCTGTGATGGCAAACCAGACTGTACAGGAGGAGAGGACGAGTCTTCATGTGTCTCACGTTTCAAAAGCGACATAACATTTCCTGGTAAGACGTTGAGTTGCATTAAAAAACAAGACCCACCATTGATTGTACTGTAGATGGTCAAGCTCACACATATAGAACTACAACATGTGTAACTTCATAAGAGGCATTTTGGTGTAACAAGGTGAGGTTTGTCTTGATGACTGAGCCTCAGGGGCCAAGAGATCCACTTAAAGTCAGTGAGGCGGCAACATAAAGTATGTTAATCTCTGGACTTGGGTTAGATGACAGAGTTTCTGCTGCTACTGTTGGTCttgagggttagggtttggtTAGGGCTTTAAAAATCTGTTCCTCAGGTTAGATTCTGGGCTTAGACGGAGATTAACATTCAGGAATCAGGTGGAGACCATTTGCAGGTTAATTAATGTACAAAGCAGACAATAGTGAGCAAATACTCagaggaacaggaacaggaccAGCAGGTAACACCACTTTAGGTCAAGTGTAATGAGGCAGAAAGCAATGAAGGTTCACAAAGGAACTTGGTACACAAAGAGCTCAGAACGAATAGATGATCCTGGTGTTTATTGAGCTGGTAATTTAAAGCAGGTGATGTCCGAGTCTGTGCTGTGGAGAGGAGAAGATTCaattgtcacatacacaatatgACATGCAGGGAAATGCTTTAAGTCCAGGTTATTATGAgtctggggtcagagcacagggtcagccatagaagttaagggccttgcagcttgtgggcttgaaccctgaccatGCCGAGGTGATTCCGAGGCTGATCCAACATATAATAcgaaaatgattcattttgtattgtttCCAGATAAAACCTCTGTGTTATGAATGGCTCAGGGCAGGAGAAATGTCACAGTCACTACGGGCAATCgcccagaccaccagagggcaaccTTGTGTACTTTTACAACTTCTTTTGTTGTTGGTTCCATTCCTTCTGGACCCTACTCACCTTATTGTGTTTAACAATTAGTCAAACTATTTAATGGTGTCAATATGGTGAAAATACACTTCAACTGGGCTGTAACTGGGCTGTAACTGGGCTTTACACACCTCTGGGTGTAGAGAGGGATATAATACAACTGAACCCCAAGTCACAGAGGTCACATTAGTGTCACAGAGGTCACATTAGTGTCACAGAGGTCACATTAGTGTCACAGAGGTCACAGTAGTGTCACAGAGGTCACATTAGTGTCACAGAGGTCACATTAGTGTCACAGAGGTCACATTAGTGTCACAGACGTCACATTAGTGTCACAGAGGTCACATTAGTGTCACAGAGGTCACATTAGTGTCACAGAGGTCACATTAGTGTCACAGAGGTCACATTAGTGTCACAGAGGTCACATTAGTGTCACAGACGTCACATTAGTGTCACAGAGGTCACATTAGTGTCACAGACGTCACATTAGTGTCACAGACGTCACATTAGTGTCACAGAGGTCACATTAGTGTCACAGAGGTCACATTAGTGTCACAGAGGTCACATTAGTGTCACAGACGTCACATTAGTGTCACAGAGGTCAAAACACTTTAGCTGAATTAAAGTAACCCTTCAGGAACCAGTTATCTCTGTattagtgttgtagtgaaacAGTTCGGCACTCAGAGCTCCAGCACACTGTGTGTTAGCAGCCTCTGGTGGTCTAAAGTGTTAAGTGCAGTCTGGTGTCTGGTGTTGCGGGTTTTTGGGCTGTGACCAACACGTCTGTGGATCGGtcaatgaaaatattttagacAGAATTAAGGCAGCTGTAAATAATACATGGTTCATGTTTCCTTCTGTTTCTTATCTATAGTCCAGTCTAGTgctgaaaaccttttttttcttttataagttACATATCTATAAAATGTctgtggtttatttttgttgtctCACTTCTGTAACACAGATCCCTCAACTTTATTTCCATAGATATGATTATCATTAAGTGATGCATAACTAGTTTGCAGAAGTTCAGTTCTTGTTGTATTTATTGCCCCAAACATTTAGCCGTACCATCAGAGCCACAGAAGTGTGTAAGGATGCAGGAGTACAGCAGCACTGACTTGGAGCTTGGCATCTGTGTGGGATTGTAGAGCTCACGTGTCTTTTACTGTGTCTGCAGTTCGTCTGGCCACGAATCTCTCTGTGCTTcagatttataatcccactgaaTACAAgtggcagagtgtgtgtgcggaCGGCTGGACGGCGAAATACACTGAAACTGTGTGTCAGCAGTTGGGATACACACTGTGAGTATGACTGTACACTGACCACATATGAGCTTTTTATGATCATTATAAGATATAACTGATTCTCTGCAGTTTCTGGTTGTGTTCGTGATCTGTCCTGCTTTAGGATCTGTGTTGTgaatcattacatcattacttTCATGCCATAAATGACAGTATGATATGAAATAAGTCCACTGATTTCATCCCAGTGTGtcaataacacatttatttagaagCTAAAAGTGATGtgtctctgattgtctgtctAGAAAACCTTCATACACAACAGTATCGCTGTCCGATCTGCCGTCGGAACTGAAGAAGGTGTTTTGTGCTCTGAGACCAAACGGCACCATGCCGGTTTCCTCCAGTGTATCAGTTCAGTCagtaataaatcattatttctCTTCACACTCACGGTGcctataaacactgtaaatctTAACTAGAGATAAATCTGCCTTACATTAGTACAGTTCATTCAGGAAGGTCTCAGATTATCGCCTTCCttctgtgtttagtgtttttaccAGTGGTCCTTCCTCAGGACTGAGCATTAATGACTTCTTACTTTTCTCCTCTAGAGCAACGTGCAGCTCAGGTTCAGTAGTTTCCGTATCCTGCTCAGGTAAGGAATCAGTCTGAAGATCAAATAGACGATACTAGACAGATGTATAAAGATACCCAGACATACCAgttgtgaaacacacacacacacacacacacacacacacacacacacacacacacacacacacacacacacacctgcagcacACTGACAATGTAGAGTTAGTATTTCTACATCTGTTAACACATCCACATTCTGCTGCTGCTTTATTCTTCACATGCAGGTTCGGGTCAGAAGTCTGATAatctgtgtctgatctctacAGGCACTGAAAGAGGAACATGAACATCTAGCTGTGTCAGTAGGTTTTATCTAAGggtgtgattgtgtttttgcTTGTAGACTGTGGGCCAAAGGGATCTGAGAGCAGGATTGTTGGAGGACAAAATGCACTTATTGACCACTGGCCGTGGCAGGTGAGCCTGCAGCAGAACGGTCAGCACGCCTGTGGAGGCTCGCTGGTGTCTCCAAAGTGGATCATCACAGCAGCCCACTGCTTCACAGGGTGATTTTCCAGCTTTGTCCTCTCGTACACACTGATCTGCAGGCTTGTGATGAAATAAATGTGCATTCTAAGTATTGTTAGCGTTGCAGATCATTAGGCAGGTAGCTGGTAGCTCTTtggaataaaacaaatttgGATACAGAGGATTTTATGATTAGGCTTTTaagatttaatgtttattgatgatgtttttCCTGTGATTTTGCTCAAGCAGCAGGGCGGAGGTGACAAGGTGGAGGGTGGTGGCAGGCAGTACGTACATGACATCACTAGGAGGCTCTGCTGTGGATCAGATCATTGTAAATGGAGACTACAACTCAGAAACCAGTGATTATGACTTGGCAATGATGAGACTCACACAGCCTCTCACTATAGGAGGTAGGATTGAATTCATtcaccttctcacacacacaccacaaatgaCACTGACTATAAAtcaccaggttgtacagatacacactgtgtCAAGGACTAATCTACTTTCAGTCCTTAGCTccgtctttgttctatgtagctccatggtcctggaggTACGTTGCGTGTTGAaccaaaaatacagtatatggtcgtcatgacaataaaagcttctcgcCTTGAAATCAGATCTGTGCTGCTGTAGACGGTTGTAGAAGGTTGTAGACTCAGACAGTTGTCCCAGATGTAGCCTGAACCCCAGGTTTATTTTCATTCACTCgctctaatatattttttatttcgaTAGCAGATTTTCTCAGCATGCTTCATGTCGAGCCGTATTCAAGAAGTCACCTGTGCCGTGTTCTGTTTCTTATAATTAACACACAATCTGTATTAGAACCTTGATGGTTCAGGTGTGAAGGTGTCCAGCACTTCCTGCTGTTAATCCCTGCTGATATCTTCTCTTCATCATAATGATGATTAATTTGAACAGTAATCATAGGGAAATAAAGACCTccctatctatttattttataaaatctcCCAGTTAGATAAGAACACAGGATTAGAGCACGAACACTAACTACTCTTCTCAAATATAACCGGGTGAAAATGTCCTGGATGCTGTGTACAGTATCTCTGATAAAAACAAGATGGAAATCCTGactgttaatatttaatgtctGAATGTGATATAAAGTGAAACACACTGAAGATGTGCACGCTTACAATGCAGACAGGATTTCAGCCGTATCACACCAGTCTGCACGGCAGCGCCGATGATTccattaataatgaaataaatcttaaaGAAAATCACATTTTGTATGATGAGTgttaaaatattgttgtattattgtaatgtataatatttaatatcagaACACTAAACCTAATATCAGTCTCTGATGGTTGTTCCCACTAGTCTCAGTGAAGCCTGTATGTCTCCCCCCTTATAATCTGGGGCTCACAGCAGGAACCTCGCTGGTGGTAACTGGCTGGGGTAATCTGCAGGAAAATGgtaatgtaataattattaataataactactAACTTTTACAAAGTTTTGtcttttcattgtttttctttataagtatttgtaaatatttttttaccccTGAATTGATCTGGTTCTAAACCCCTTAATCCTCATGACATCAGCATCAATCTcagtttctttctctccttatCTCTTGTGTGCAGGTCAGTTATCGTCTAACCTTCAGGAAGCCATTGTTCCTCTGATCAGCCGTGCTCAGTGCGCCAGTCCTGCAGTTTATGGTGGTAGTCTCACTCAGAGGATGATCTGTGCAGGGTATCTGCAGGGTAAAGTGGACGCATGCCAGGTACACAGCACTTACTGACACCATCAATAAGTATAACTAGTGTAAACAAGTGTACAGTGAGAATGAATTCATTAACCtcgtacgtgtgtgtacacttgtgtgtcttgttttaTCTCGTCTCTGCCCATGTGTTGTCACTGGTTGTCTCATGGGTCTCGGTTCattgcattgttttgttttcacactGTTGAGTTGTCCAgtctttgtgtttgttgatCGTCTGATCTCGACCCCTTTCCTTTCGTCATCACTTCACGTTCAggatttttttgtctcttttataAATGCATTAACTGTGATTGCATCCATCTGAAATCATCTCCATAACATAAGTAGTGGACACTCAGTCGACGGTGCTCCTTCTCTCATGTCTCTGTCCACATGTATAATTAAAGATTCTATTTAGACTAATGTAACCCTATTTTTATCCCATAAGgttataaaataatttccttatttaattttatttacccTTAACTAAGAAACCTGGATTCCCGGCAGGTGAATAGTGAATTAGCCGGTAGTTTTCTATTTACGTCTAAAATCCCAATCTCTCAGTGTTATATTAACCGTCCCAATAAGTGAAACAAGAATACTTAATGTAAAGGAAATGAACAaccaatatttattttcttattctagatttgttattttagttGTGATGTAAATCATCACTTAGACAAAATGTATGAAACCATTAAACAACAGTAGatgatgaaatatttgaaaCCAGAAACCTGATTAGATTATAGGACACGTATCAAATGGTGTTACATCCTGGTATTTATACTAAATTAGGTTTATTACATCACACGAGATTAAATTTCACTCTTTAGTAAcatgaaacacctcaaaacagATAAAGCATTACACAAAGACATGACCAGAACCCAATGTGAACAGTATTACACAGtttataacaacacacacacacacacacacacacacacacacacacacacacacacacacacacacacacacacacacacacacacacacacgtgtctccTCTCGCCATGTGCGTTGCTCCTCCCCCTTTCTTCCACCTGTAACTCGTCATTACATGACCTTTTACCTTTAACTCAACAGTCATTGGCCAacaaaaatattcacattttaaCCCATTAATTGACTCTATAAAACAAACCCatatctgaaaaataaaacaatgctgCGTCAtattacattttgaaataaaaataaaataaattagtatTATACAACATTGAAAACaaagcacatttttaaaaggtCCCTAACACtatgataaaatataatatgctTCCAGGAATTCATTTCTTCCTGACATGTCATACATcatcctgtttgtttgtttgtttgtttgtttgtttatttatttatttatttattaagtcttTTATTGGGCCAGTTTAACAGGCAGCGCTGTCATATGTGAAAGATTTACCATTTCTGACCACTAGAGGCCTCTAATGAGCACTTTGAGAACTGAGCTGATTTTAAGTTGCAAAGTAATTTAGGGCAAAACACCGtgaatgacacaaacacaccagtcGTCATGTACATTAAACATGCAGTCTGTAGTCAACGTGCATGAATACATACGTGTGGACAGTAAAaattcacattattattattattattattattattattattattattattattattagggttTGTAAACCAAGCTGCAACAGACATAATTtcgtgattttattttatacttctatataaatatagatacgAGATTGGGTTAAATGATAGTACTTCCTTGTGCCTGGTGAAGGCGCTATTGTGCAGCATTTTACTTTCAGTTCAATGTCTTACTGGCAAAATGCTTCTCTTTTCTGGTTCCTTGGCCAATTCAGACGTGTTAAGTATTTAAAGTATATTTACTGTCATTGTAAAAGTGCATTGAAATCATATAGatttttgtgaatttcattaAGATATGGAAGACATTTATGTTTTAGGATAGTTTATAGCTTCAGTAAGATGGATCAGTAATGAGGAattacacagaaaaacttttcaaGAGCTCTGAGTAAAAAAAGCATGATTATTTAAGACATTGCTGccatcagccaatcagcatagagattcaaattcaaattttatacTCGAATTATACGTAACGTAATCATCTGAAGTCTCGTTACTGTTTATTGTGAGAAATGACCACTGGGGCACATACAGAGGGGCTTGGACCCTGCATGTCCCTGCTAGGGGAAAtatttattatgatgatgatgatgatgatgatgatgacgatgatgatgatgattattattactattattattattggtggtgaaatgaaatataaaataatctgatATATTTTCTAAGTGCTAGAATCGAGGCTTTGTTCACAGCATTTAaagactctctctgtctctctctgtctctctctctcctccccccccctctctcaggGTGACAGCGGAGGTCCTCTGGTGTATCTTCAGGATCACTGGATGTTGGTGGGTGTGGTGAGTTGGGGTGTAGGATGTGCAAGACCAAATCTACCTGGTGTTTACTCTAATGTGGATCAGATGCTGAACTGGGTCAACACTGTCATGCAGGTAATCTTGTGTCTgtctatatttaataaaaaattcatgGGCTCATGTAAGATGCTTACATACATGGCTTCTAATCTAATTTATATCttttataataaagaataaatataagaataaaatggGTCTaatctcttctccttctttctcttcagAGATCATGAGCCAGAGCCATCAGGAGGACACGAGTGTGttagaacaaacacaaacattacaccaGTGCAATACTCTGTTTAATCTACATGAACTCTGAGGACGTATTGAGCCGTTACTAAACCCACAAATGATGAATCAGGTGCAGAATAAGAACTGAATGTTCACTTCCATACTGGTGCAGTTTATTATTCACCTTCTCAGGGATGATTTTAATTGAAGATGCAATTGTTGCCTCAATAAATGATAAGAGAGAATAATGTTAGCTTTATACTGTTTACTTCACCAAATACATGAGGATCACTTCTTATAATTAGTCCtagtttgtgttattgtgtttcaCTCTTTACATGTACTGAGTTTCTTCGTTTGCACTTTTCTCAGCAATGAGAAGTGACGTGTTGGGATCAGATACTTCGGACTATTTGGATGTCATTATTTAACATGTCAGATAAGCCAGAAGTTactaaatttaatttaagttgTATTGTATAAATATGTGCTTTTATAAAGTTAACAAAATCTTCTTCCTGCCAAACGGAGATCAAACTTTAATGGTGTTGTGAATTAGTTCATGTTGTTCTGGCTCAAGCTCTCATGTGGTGCGATATGAGTGAATACTTCTGTGAATTTTAATTGTAGTGTCTGATAAAAAATATCatgtaaatattatgtaaaatgttcaataaattATGGTATTTAAGGGAGGAAGCgagttttatattcattcattcatcttctaccgcttatccgaacttctcgggtcacggggagcctgtgcctatctcaggcgtcatggggcatcgaggcaggatacaccctggacggagtgccaacccatcacagggcacacacacacactctcattcactcacacacacacacacacactacggacaattttccagagatgccaatcaacctaccatgcatgtctttggaccggggaggaaatcggagtacccggaggaaacccccgaggcacggggagaacatgcaaactccacacacacaaggtggaggtgggaatcgaacccacgaccctggtggtgtgaggcgaatgtgctaactaCTAAGAGACCGTGCCCCCCGAGTTTGATATTTTCTTCCTTAAATTTATCAAGACTACAATCACATACAGACTTTATGaaagacaaaacacagaaacatgatTTTTTATGAAAACCTTTATTTCTCATattctttttataattttaatctGCTACTGAAGTGCATAGTAAaggagaatgacagagagacgTAGTTACAGAGACGAGCGGATTGCACGATGGCTTTCTAGATTCATGTTGATGAGGTTTATGAGCATTTTCAAGGCAATAAAAACAAGCCTTTTCTCCCGTGTtggccacacagacacactcagaagATCTAATCAGAAAAAAAGTGGAACTTTCTTCAGAGGATTTTTGCAATCAGAGAAACAACAAGTTTCGGTTTCAATGCTGAAATTCACTGATTATAAACGCTGGATTCAGTGGTCTTCTCTGCATGTGTCACTACAGTGTATAATAGTTTAGATCTATCACGAATCTCAAAAGGTGagtataaaaagagagagagctctggAGTGGAATGTGTCGAGTAAACAGAACTCTCAGACTTG
It encodes the following:
- the tmprss4a gene encoding transmembrane protease serine 4a isoform X1, whose protein sequence is MRAGDLVPEDSTTPLNSGQPGVAKRGKFRQRMQATKPQRSVWSSRKKLIITIICVVVILAILAVAGYLIALLINSKYFFCSKSVKFIPLAQACDGKPDCTGGEDESSCVSRFKSDITFPVRLATNLSVLQIYNPTEYKWQSVCADGWTAKYTETVCQQLGYTLKPSYTTVSLSDLPSELKKVFCALRPNGTMPVSSSVSVQATCSSGSVVSVSCSDCGPKGSESRIVGGQNALIDHWPWQVSLQQNGQHACGGSLVSPKWIITAAHCFTGRAEVTRWRVVAGSTYMTSLGGSAVDQIIVNGDYNSETSDYDLAMMRLTQPLTIGVSVKPVCLPPYNLGLTAGTSLVVTGWGNLQENGQLSSNLQEAIVPLISRAQCASPAVYGGSLTQRMICAGYLQGKVDACQGDSGGPLVYLQDHWMLVGVVSWGVGCARPNLPGVYSNVDQMLNWVNTVMQRS
- the tmprss4a gene encoding transmembrane protease serine 4a isoform X2 — protein: MQATKPQRSVWSSRKKLIITIICVVVILAILAVAGYLIALLINSKYFFCSKSVKFIPLAQACDGKPDCTGGEDESSCVSRFKSDITFPVRLATNLSVLQIYNPTEYKWQSVCADGWTAKYTETVCQQLGYTLKPSYTTVSLSDLPSELKKVFCALRPNGTMPVSSSVSVQATCSSGSVVSVSCSDCGPKGSESRIVGGQNALIDHWPWQVSLQQNGQHACGGSLVSPKWIITAAHCFTGRAEVTRWRVVAGSTYMTSLGGSAVDQIIVNGDYNSETSDYDLAMMRLTQPLTIGVSVKPVCLPPYNLGLTAGTSLVVTGWGNLQENGQLSSNLQEAIVPLISRAQCASPAVYGGSLTQRMICAGYLQGKVDACQGDSGGPLVYLQDHWMLVGVVSWGVGCARPNLPGVYSNVDQMLNWVNTVMQRS